The following DNA comes from SAR324 cluster bacterium.
GCGTAAAACGATCGACTGAGCGCTTGAACTCCCCCTTGAGCAATTCCAATTAGGACAGCGAGCCCATAGAACTCAAATTGACTCTTCATTTGAGTACCCCAGATGGTTACTATCAGATAAATGCCAATTCCAACTAAGATTGATTTGCGACAGTCCCAACGTGTACCCAGTCGGCCAAAAAAAAGTGCTGCTGGAAAGCCTATGAACTGCACCAATAGCAAGGCTGTGATTAAATTACTCGATGAAAAACCGATTGAGAGGCCATAGTCGACAGCCATTCGAATCACAGTACCCACCCCGTCAATGTAAAACCAGTAGGCTGCCAAGAACAGGAAAAGTGTTCGTAGATGCCTTATTTTACGGAAGGTTTCAGCAAGTTGTTGAAATCCAGCAAGAATTGAACTCCTCTTCGCTGGAGTCCCTTGGCTGACTTCGGGAACCCAGAGTAGCGTGAAAACGCTGAATCCACCCCACCACACGGCTACTGTTAGAAAAGACAGCCTCACGGCTTCGGCAGGACCTGCTAATCCAAACCAATCAGGCTGAAGTGTCATTAAGACGTTGATCAGAAAAAGTAGCCCACCACCCAGATAGCCGAGGGCATAGCCAAAGCTTGAAATACGGTCGAGTTGATCATCGGGAACCAAGTCTGCGAGCATCGCATCATAAAAAATGTTCCCACCGGCAAATCCAAAGGAGCCAAAAACGTAGACCAATACAGCCCATTCCCACTGACCCTGCTCAATAAAATAAAGCCCAGCACTCATGAACACCCCGAGATAGGTGAACACTGCGAGCAATGGCTTCTTAAGACGACCTTGATCAGCAATCGCTCCTAGGATGGGTGCAGTCAGAGCAATCAGTAAGCTAGATAAAGAATTCGCAAAACCAAGCTGAGCTGTACTGACACTGACATCTGCTCCAGCACTCCAAAATTGCTTAAAAAAGATAGGAAAAAACCCCGCAATCACAGTCGTAGCAAATACGGAGTTAGCCCAATCATAAAGCGCCCAACCCCAAATTGACTTTCGTGAAACTTCCATAGGAGTGCTGTTTGAAGCGAATATTTAGTGGTTGCCAAAAGTGTTAGAGCAACTTTTCAACATCATTCAGAAGTTGTGGATGATTCGGTGAGACTGTCGAAGGATAACGAGCACTGACCTGCCCTTTCCTGTCGACGAGGAACTTCTCAAAGTTCCAGCGTACTTCCCCACGCATTGCTTGGTAGGCAGATGAATTGGTCAAAAACTCATAAACGGGCTGTTTGTTCAATCCCGTCACAGAAGAACTAGCAAATAAGGGGAAGCTGATTCTGTAGCCCTCACAGAAGTCCTTGATTTCCTCATTGCTGGACAATTCCTGATGGAAATCATTGCTTGGGAAACCTAGGACTACAAATCCTTGATTGCGGTATTTCTGAAAGATTTCCTCCATCGCCTCGTATTGAGGAGTAAATCCGCATCGAGAAGCAGTGTTGACGATCAGTACCACCTTGCCTTTGAATTCACTGAGGGGCAGATTAGAGCCGTCGATGTCAGGGGCGGTTAGTTCAAACAGATTTGCTGCCGATACGTTGGTTATTGATGCCCAAAGGAAGAAGGCGCTGAACAGAAGACGCATAGGACCTCTTGAAAAGAGTTTATTGGGATGGTGTCAGGATCTACTGGAATAAGAAAAATTATCCAGATTCTAGCGTAGGAGATTGTGTAAGGCAGGTCAATGGCTGAGGACAGCTTCCGCAGAAGCCATCCGTCAAGCTCATGGTTTTCAGGCGGTTTCTTCTTCGTTCGTTTCCTCATCTTCTTCAACGGCTCCTTCTCCAGTGAAGTGAGCATTCTTCACCTCGATGATACTCAGGCCCAGCCGTCTTTCCTCTGGATCGATCTTGATCACACGAGCCCGCACCTCTGTATCAACTGGATAGAAATCATTGATTTTATTCTTGGGGACGCTGCCATCAATTTCTGAGATGTGGACCAGTCCCTCTACTCCTTCAAGCACTTCCACGAAGATACCGAAATCAGTGATATTCACTACTCGTCCGACTACCTCTTGATTCAGGGGGAAGTGATCGTCCAGATTTCTCCAGGGATCTTCAGTCAATTGCTTGATTCCCAATGAAAGTCGCTCTTGTTCAACATCTATATTTAGGACCTTAACCTCAATTTCCTCACCTTTTCGAGCAATCTCAGAAGGCTTTCTTTGGCGCTGAGCCCATGAGATATCGGATACATGGACGAGGCCATCAATGCCCTCATCGAGTCCAACAAAGATGCCGAAGTCTGTAATGTTTCTCACTCGACCAGTGACGACTGATCCGATGGGGTATCGGTCTAAAGCTAGTCGCCAAGGATTCGGTTCAGCCTCTTTCATGGACAGAGAGATGCGCTTGCGTTCCACGTCGATTTCCTTGACCACAGCATCGACCTCTTGACCAAGTTGCACCACTTTGGAGGGATGGCGAATTTTCTTGGTCCAGGACATTTCGGAGACGTGAATCAAGCCCTCTACACCTGGCTCCAACTCAATAAAGGCACCATAATCCGTAAGGCTGACAATGCGTCCTGTAATTTTAGTTCCCGCAGAATAGTTCTCGGAAACTGATTCCCAAGGATTCTGAGTCTTCTGCTTCAGTCCTAAGGATACTTTCTGCTCATCTGGGTTGTACTTCAGAACCAGTACTTCAACTTCGTCTCCAATGCTGAACATCTCAGAGGGGTGAACGATACGTCCCCAAGTCATATCCGTGATGTGCAACAATCCATCTACTCCACCCAAATCAACGAAGACACCGTAGTCGGTAATGTTCTTGACGACACCAAGAATATTTGCGCCTTCATGCAGAATTTCGAGGGTCTTCTTGCGCTTCTCTTCTCGATCGATTTCCAGCAATGCTCTTCGAGAGAGGACAATGTTACCACGCTTCTGGTTAAACTTGAGAATTTTGAAGTCAAAGGACTCACCCAGAAGTTTGTCCAAGTTGCGAACTGGGCGAAGATCTACCTGTGAACCTGGCAAGAATGCCTTGACACCGATATCGACGGATAGACCGCCCTTAATTCGGTTGATGATTGCGCCGGTAACGATTCCATCTTCTTCGTAAATTTTGCCAATTTTCTCCCAGACTCTGAGTTTCTCAGCTTTTGTTTTGGAGATGCTCGTGATGCCATCGTCTTCTTCCAAGGCCTCAACATAAACTTCGACCTGGTCACCAATGTTGGCTGTAAGGGTGCCTTCGGAGTTCAGGAATTCTTCGGTAGGGATCAGACAATCTGATTTGAAGCCGATGTCGACAGTTACGTAATCCTTGCCGATAGTAGTGACAACACCGGTGATGATTTCTTGTTCGCTGATGCCAACAAGGGTCTCATCGTAAAGCAGGTCAAAGTCTTCGCTTTCCTCAAAGAAAACGATTGGTTCAAGTTCAGTAGAAGTGGAGATTGATTCGGTCACGAAGTAGCCTCAGTTTAAGGAAACGGAAGTGTTTGCCGATGCACGACCGGTTGAGGTTGAAAAGCGCGGCATCCGTGCAGGGAGTTCTCCCCAATCATTCCGCAAATAATAGGCAAAAACATTTCATTTTACCTGTAAAACGCCATTTTTGTCAAGCCGATTCAACGGTAGTTGATAAACTGCATATCAAAGTCAAAATCGGCATCCTTCAATCCTTGGATGACCACCTGTAAATCATCTTTGCTCTTGCCAGTCACACGAACCAAATCCCCGTTCACTTGGGGTTGGACTTTCACTTTCAAGTTCTTGATTTGCTGATTAATACTTTTGCATTGGTCCTTGGAGAGGCCCTGTTGAATTGAAATCTTCTTCTTCAGGACTTTTCCAGTAGGTTCGGTCTTTCCGTAGACGAGGCTTTTGACGGGCACGTTACGCTTAAGCATCTTGGTCAAAAGGATGTCAGTCACTGCCTGCAATTTATACTCATCTTCAGCAGTCAATTGTAGACTCGGTTCTTCTTTATCCAGATCAATTTCTGCAGTGGAACCACGGAAGTCATAGCGAGTAGTGATCTCCCGTTTAGCTTGATCAACTGCATTTGTCACTTCTTGAAGATCAACTTGGCAGACCACATCAAAGGAGTAACTGGATGCCATAATTAAGTACTCATTTAAGTTGTTCAGTCAGCAGACTTTCTGGGAAAGTGCTGCCTTGATAAAGCCGTCTAAATCACCATTCAGAACAGCTTCCGAGTTTCCCTTCTCATAGCCAGTTCGATGATCTTTGACCATCTGGTATGGATGCAGCACGTAACTTCGAATTTGGCTACCCCAGGCAATGTCTTGCTTTTGGCTATTTTGCTCATCTTTTTCTGCATTGAGCAGAGCTTGCTCACGCTCATAAAGTCGAGCTTTGAGGATTTTCATTGCAGAAGAGCGGTTCTTGTGTTGCGAGCGTTCATTTTGGCACTGGACAACGATTCCAGTTGGGAGGTGCGTAATGCGCACAGCACTGTCTGTGGTGTTCACATGCTGCCCACCAGCCCCACTTGCCCGATAGGTGTCTATCTTTAAATCATCAGTCCTGATATCAATCTCAATTTCTTCATCGATGTCAGCATAGACAAATACGGAAGCAAATGACGTGTGCCTTCGCTTGTTAGCATCAAAAGGGGAAATTCTTACGAGTCGATGAACCCCAATCTCTGCACGCAAACGTCCGTAGGCATGAACTCCTTTCACAGCAAAAGTTGCTGATTTTAAGCCTGCCTCCTCGCCTGGCTGATAATCCATCACTTCCACAGAATAATCATGATCGTTTGCCCAGCGAAGGTACATATTGTATAGCATGGAAGCCCAATCTGTAGATTCAGTACCTCCGGCTCCAGGATGAATATTGACGATGGCGTCTTTGTCATCGTTCTCCCCACTGAACAGGCTAAAGATTTCGAGACTATCGAGCTTTTGTTGCAGGTTTATGAGGTTTGTCTGGATTTCCTGAAGAAGATCGGTGTCTTCTTCCTCACGATAAAGTTCTGCAGCGGCCTCTAAATCATCTTGGAGTTGGCGCATCTTGTTGAGATTTTCAAGCAAATCGCCCAACTGCGAAGCTTCTTTCAATAAGGTAGTACGTTCTTCGGCAGGTAATTCCCAGAAGTCACCTCGTGAGGAGCGACCTTCTAGTTCTTTCAGATGTTCAGTTTTGACAGGGACTTCAAAGATACCCTTCTAGCTTGCCCAAGCGCTCCGAGAGGCTGACGATTCGGCCACTGATCTCTTCGCTCAACATGGTGTAAACCTTTCAACGATTAGAAAATGCTGTTTAAAAATAAGATTGTAAAAAAAATTATTATCAAGAAAAATTAGATCGAACATCAAGCTGAAACCCTCTGTGTTAATCAGACTATTTTCGTTTACTCACCCCAGTTACCTCAAATACACTTTCTAAATAATGCGTTTCATCCACATTATTGGCCTCACACTGCTCTGCCTTTATGGTTGCCAGCTGCCGGTGATCACCGGCAAAAACAACTTTTTTGATTATCGAAATGAACGGGTAGCTATCATAGGATTTAAGGCGGCAGATAATGTTCCACAGAATGTTTGGGATGGAATGCTGAATACCGCCAGGCAGCAAATTCAGAATCACCAAGAGGTAAATCAGGCTTTTTTTGCTAAGGATGCACCAGCAGCTCGAGTGCCCGAATCGAATCTTGCGGTACGTCTACAACGCTTCACAACGACTCTCGCTTTGACAGGAATAGCCGATCGAGATCTGGCCCTCCCTCTTCAGGAAGATTTGGATGCAAATCTCCTGTTTCTGCTACAACTGGAGGATTATTCATGTAGCAAAGATTGTCCTGGGAAACGTCAATTCTTGATGCGATTGAAGCTGTTGGATTTTCAGTCGGGTGAAACCTTGTATCAGGCTCGTCTAAATTATCAGCTTAACGAGTATGAGGAAGAGACACAGGCACTGTCTAAGTTAATCACCAACTGGAATGGGCGTTTGTTGAATCGCTGGGCAGCAGATTTCAAAACTCCCTGGCATCGCTGGCGATACGAAAATCTGAAGCCATTGGCTGCCAATGCGGTTAACTCAAAATGAGTGTTGGTCAAGAGATGAACTTCGACTGGTTGGGTTATCAACTCTATCTTTTCGACCTCGATGATACCTTACTCATGACTCGTGCAGCGATACGGGCAAGTTGGCGCAAAACTCTTCAGCATCAGAGTTTGACAGGTAAAACTGTAGAGGAATGGATAGAGACCCTCCGAGGTTTTACGTTACTCTATGGAACCACTGCAGATCAGGAGTATTGGCAAGCATTTGCTATTGAAGTTACTGGGGAGTTGATCAAGCCCCATCCTTTTGGAGAAGAACTCTGTAGGACAAACCGAGAGAACTATTGGCAAGTACTCCAACCCGCTCCGAACATATTTAGTATTCTCGAACGTCTTCGCGAAGAAGGCCGTCAGTTGGCACTGATCACAAATGGGTTGATTGAACTACAAACTCAGAAATTAACTAGAGTTGGGCTAGCTGATTACTTTCAAGAACACGTCTATTGCTCCGACCAATATGCATGGGCTCATCAAAAACCTTCTCCACATATGCTGAACCAAGTCCTGGAGATGTGCGACATGAGTCCTGAAGCAGCTGTTTTCTTTGGAAACGCTTCGATTGATGTGCTAGCAGGCAACATGGCTGGGGTGACCACTGTTGCAGTCGCTGAGCTTAATAACCCTCGTGAGCTACGGTTACTAACAGCTGATTACCATCTTAGTGAGTGGCCCGCAGAGATCTGACATCACTTGCTTCCGCGATCCTCACAACCGAAATTCCTGCTTTTCTTCCTTCACTCCTAATCAAATCCTTTAAATGAAATTAGAACACGGTTGGCGCATGCCTGCTGAATGGGCCCTTCATCAGTGTTGTTGGATCGCTTGGCCATGCAGAGAGGCAACGTTTCATGGCAGGTTTGACGAAGCAAAGAGAGATGTGGCAGCAGTCGCACAGAGCATTGCCAGTGCTGAAAACGTCAAATTACTCGTGAGAGAGGCAGATTTTGAGGAAGCCACTAAGCTTTGTGGCCCTGCCGTGCAGCTTGTCAAATTCGAACTCAGTGACTCTTGGACGAGAGATTCTGGACCTAGCTTTG
Coding sequences within:
- a CDS encoding MFS transporter; the protein is MEVSRKSIWGWALYDWANSVFATTVIAGFFPIFFKQFWSAGADVSVSTAQLGFANSLSSLLIALTAPILGAIADQGRLKKPLLAVFTYLGVFMSAGLYFIEQGQWEWAVLVYVFGSFGFAGGNIFYDAMLADLVPDDQLDRISSFGYALGYLGGGLLFLINVLMTLQPDWFGLAGPAEAVRLSFLTVAVWWGGFSVFTLLWVPEVSQGTPAKRSSILAGFQQLAETFRKIRHLRTLFLFLAAYWFYIDGVGTVIRMAVDYGLSIGFSSSNLITALLLVQFIGFPAALFFGRLGTRWDCRKSILVGIGIYLIVTIWGTQMKSQFEFYGLAVLIGIAQGGVQALSRSFYARLIPKNQTAEYFGFYNMLGKFAAIIGPLLMGMTALMAKGWLLGDSPSAAELESVGQEAARWSIASISILFLIGGALLWKVDEEQGRREARILERHD
- a CDS encoding glutathione peroxidase, coding for MRLLFSAFFLWASITNVSAANLFELTAPDIDGSNLPLSEFKGKVVLIVNTASRCGFTPQYEAMEEIFQKYRNQGFVVLGFPSNDFHQELSSNEEIKDFCEGYRISFPLFASSSVTGLNKQPVYEFLTNSSAYQAMRGEVRWNFEKFLVDRKGQVSARYPSTVSPNHPQLLNDVEKLL
- a CDS encoding 30S ribosomal protein S1, which encodes MTESISTSTELEPIVFFEESEDFDLLYDETLVGISEQEIITGVVTTIGKDYVTVDIGFKSDCLIPTEEFLNSEGTLTANIGDQVEVYVEALEEDDGITSISKTKAEKLRVWEKIGKIYEEDGIVTGAIINRIKGGLSVDIGVKAFLPGSQVDLRPVRNLDKLLGESFDFKILKFNQKRGNIVLSRRALLEIDREEKRKKTLEILHEGANILGVVKNITDYGVFVDLGGVDGLLHITDMTWGRIVHPSEMFSIGDEVEVLVLKYNPDEQKVSLGLKQKTQNPWESVSENYSAGTKITGRIVSLTDYGAFIELEPGVEGLIHVSEMSWTKKIRHPSKVVQLGQEVDAVVKEIDVERKRISLSMKEAEPNPWRLALDRYPIGSVVTGRVRNITDFGIFVGLDEGIDGLVHVSDISWAQRQRKPSEIARKGEEIEVKVLNIDVEQERLSLGIKQLTEDPWRNLDDHFPLNQEVVGRVVNITDFGIFVEVLEGVEGLVHISEIDGSVPKNKINDFYPVDTEVRARVIKIDPEERRLGLSIIEVKNAHFTGEGAVEEDEETNEEETA
- a CDS encoding YajQ family cyclic di-GMP-binding protein, encoding MASSYSFDVVCQVDLQEVTNAVDQAKREITTRYDFRGSTAEIDLDKEEPSLQLTAEDEYKLQAVTDILLTKMLKRNVPVKSLVYGKTEPTGKVLKKKISIQQGLSKDQCKSINQQIKNLKVKVQPQVNGDLVRVTGKSKDDLQVVIQGLKDADFDFDMQFINYR
- the prfB gene encoding peptide chain release factor 2 (programmed frameshift), whose protein sequence is MLSEEISGRIVSLSERLGKLEGYLEVPVKTEHLKELEGRSSRGDFWELPAEERTTLLKEASQLGDLLENLNKMRQLQDDLEAAAELYREEEDTDLLQEIQTNLINLQQKLDSLEIFSLFSGENDDKDAIVNIHPGAGGTESTDWASMLYNMYLRWANDHDYSVEVMDYQPGEEAGLKSATFAVKGVHAYGRLRAEIGVHRLVRISPFDANKRRHTSFASVFVYADIDEEIEIDIRTDDLKIDTYRASGAGGQHVNTTDSAVRITHLPTGIVVQCQNERSQHKNRSSAMKILKARLYEREQALLNAEKDEQNSQKQDIAWGSQIRSYVLHPYQMVKDHRTGYEKGNSEAVLNGDLDGFIKAALSQKVC
- a CDS encoding HAD hydrolase-like protein, coding for MSVGQEMNFDWLGYQLYLFDLDDTLLMTRAAIRASWRKTLQHQSLTGKTVEEWIETLRGFTLLYGTTADQEYWQAFAIEVTGELIKPHPFGEELCRTNRENYWQVLQPAPNIFSILERLREEGRQLALITNGLIELQTQKLTRVGLADYFQEHVYCSDQYAWAHQKPSPHMLNQVLEMCDMSPEAAVFFGNASIDVLAGNMAGVTTVAVAELNNPRELRLLTADYHLSEWPAEI